ATTGctgaaatatataaatcaaacatatGTAAATATGTATATAAGTATAAATATTGCATGTGtacaataattatataaatataaaaacattttggaagaaaataCATGTTTAAAGGCTATTCCTGTTTTAGAAATTGTGTCTTTGAGCTAATCGGATGTTTTTGGTAACCTACACATTCTGATAGAGGCCGcagtggcgtaatgggttaaaccgctaagttgcagaacttgctgaccagaagttcagcagttcaagtccatgggacggggtgagctcccgctgttagcccctgcttctgccaacctagcagttcgaaaacatacaactgtgagtagatcaataggtactgccttggtgggaaggtaacggtgctccatgcagtcatgccagccacatgatctaggaggcttctatggacaacaccggctctttgtcttagaaatggagatgagtgcccaTCCCCAAAGTTGAactcggctagacttaatgtcaaggggaaacctttacctttgccaaTCTTTTCTAGGTGCAGCTTTTGCGAGCGTTAGATTTCCGGAATCAATATGCTGATCATCCTTATTTACCTTCAAGTATTATACCTGCTGAAAGGAAGAATGTAAGTTTTGATTTGTATCTTTTTACAGTTACAAAAAAGATTACAGCTGCAATGTTAATTGATTGATGGTCAATCCTTTTCTTGATTTAAAGATAACATGAAATAATTTGTTTCTTTCAAGTCTGAATTCCTGGAATAGATACCGTATGTATGTAGAAGAAGGCAAAATAGAACCTCCGGGCCGCATTAATCTCCTAAGGCTGTTTTTGTGGCCCATAGGTTCCTCCAGACatgataattaattaattaattattggtGGCCCTAAATGGCATTAATGGCCTGGAGCAGTGTTTCTTTAAAAGGAAGTAAACAGGCCTCTACCAGACTTTGAAAAGCCTGTAGAAAAAATGctattgtgccccccccccaatgcaccaCACCTTTAAGGCAATTGTAATCAAggatttatctttatttttaccccctGGAGAGTGTGATAGAATGGTGAGACTGTTGTTATTGTgagatttcattattatttttattatgtttaagtttatttatgccccgcttttctctccacaaggagattcaaagtgactctaaaccagtggttcccaacctgtggtccatggaccaccagtggtccacaagaatgaaaatatgactcgcagcctcaccattactacaccgttgcctcgaaaacacgcagcaatgagagcgactggtctcacgtaaccctcttatagtgccgaggcaacggggatgtcggggagaggggagaggctgactacccacaaaagattactgctaccatcagctctagattattaaatatggttttctgtaggtgagcagatggcgactcctggatggcatatgttctgtatcagaaactagagttgatgcggtctatccaatgcagttttctgaatcagcaccccaaataaccaaactgaatctaaagttgaccaaaaaccaattcgtaacccttttggtactaatgttggagagtggtccctggtcaaagtggtccctggccaaaaaaaggttgggagcaaCTGTTCTAAACCAATTTTCTCACCAACTTATTCATACCTATCAATAGGTAAGTTAAAGAAAGCATTAGGACTCCTTAAGTCTTTTCTATCACAGACTGGAAGGGCCAGGGTTAAACTGTCATAGCTGGAAATGTCTCCCTGCCTGCAAAATATAACTGGTTTTTCAATAATTATGTCAGTCTTTTTAAATTGCCAAACTTCAGGCACAGATTTATGATGAAAATGACATTGTGTTGAAAACCGAATGGCTCTGCTTTCCCCTTTTCAGGTTATTTTCATGGATATCTCTGAAGCCAAGTGGCCCGGTCCTGATAATGCCGAAGGGACAATAGTTGTGCAGAATGGCAATGTGACAGTCACCTCCTTAGATGGACACGCTTGTCTCTTCTTACCGGAGCTTCAGCAAGAATTTACAGTAGAGTTTTTATGCAAAGTCAGCCAGAAGGTTTTGACCTCATTGCCACCTTTGGAGAAGAACTGCAGTAAACTGATCCAAGATTGTTCTGGAAGATCGAGCCAAAATGCTGCCTTAAAACTGTCTTCTAAGCAGTTGGCAACTAAAGGAAAGGACAATATCCCTAGTGCAGAAAATCCTGTTCAGCAAAGCGATTCAGGATGTATGAAGCCAGATGGGATTTCAGGGGCTTTCCAGAACTCTTCGTCTGAATATTGTAGAGTTACACAGCATATGTCTGTGTCTTCCTGCCCCAGAGAATGGGAGTCCCCTTTGTCATTGGCATTTATGTTTTGTCAGTCAGCTCAATCTGAGGAAGCCAGCAAAGAAGGTGATTACTCCAAGTGGGACACATCTAGGGCAATCACCCATTTACCTTCAGCTTTGCCTCTCAGCTGCCATGCTCCATATTTGCACAGGTACATTATTTTTTTCTCCAGGCTGAACATTTCttgttctgaaatctgaaatactctaaaattgtccacatgggtggctgaaatagtgacaccaTTGCTTTCTGGGTTTTCTAGGTGTTTTAGCTAATACATCTGTGTTTTATTCCCAAATGCCAGGTGATCTCTTTCAGTAACTTCATATTGGATATAGATAAAGTGTAAGCACAGGGAGCCACAGCTCTGTTAGGGAATTCAGGCCTCTGAAATATCATCATGCCTGAAGgaactctctctttttcctttgaatTCCATTGCATTGTTTGTTTACAGCCTGCTGTTTCTCCAGAGATGTATTGCATCGTCACCATGCTGATAATCTTTTACTTAGGAAAACAAGAAAGATATCATAATGACAAACTGTAataggaaagaaagcaggagtCATGCTTAACTAAAGCAGATATCTGAGGATCCATGTTTGCTtccaacccaggcatgggcaaacttcaaacttggtccctccaggtgttttggacttcaactcccacaattcctaacagccccagaccccttcctttcccccatcagctggaaaaggaaagggtctgaggctgttaggaattgtaggagttgaactccaaaacatatggagggactaagtttgcccatgcctgttccagCCTCTCAAGAAGACAGCCAAGGTGTAAGCTCCCCAGTTGAGGGTGAAAGGGAGGTCAGAGCAGACAAAAGATAGTttagaaaacacaatcaaacttTCCATCAAACACAATTGTCACCTCAAATATCAAGGTGCAGTGTTGATAGAATAATACTGTTGGGTTTAAGTAAGAGAGAATAATATCAAAGTGTATCAATACAGTCAGTCCAAAGATTTGACTGTATTAATACACTTCCACGGATTCTACCATTCACTGCttgacattttttaaatttatttatttatttatttatttgatacacttgtataccgctaatatctcagcctgtgcggcgactcattgcggtttacaacttgttaaaatgcaatagtcacttaaaaatataaaataagatatcaaaatacaagacataaaacatacatagtatgaacatacttagtatcgggccaccaatacaagtcggaaacatctcatagttaaaatcgtaattcagttcgttatccttggttgcaagtccatggtcaaaataaccttacatcggaaattagttaaaaacttgctcgaacatccaagtttttagatttttccgaaatgccattagcgaggtggctgatcttagttcaatagggagggcattccaaagccggggggccaccacagaaaaggccctatctctcgttcccgcgagccgcacctgtgaagcaggcgggatggagagaagggctcctcctgaagatcttagggtcctggtgggctgataggccgagatacgttcggataggtatgtagggccagaaccgtttagggctttaaaggtcaaaaccagcactttgaattgggctcggtagctgatcggtagccaatggagctggtacagcagaggagttgtgtgctccctgcgccctgctcctgttaataccatggctgccgcccgttggactagttgaagcttccgggccgtcttcaaaggcaaccccacgtagagagcgttgcagtaatcaaggcgggatgtaaccagagcgtggattaccgtggccaagtcagacttcccaaggtacggtcgcagttggcgcacgagtcttaactgtgcaaatgctcccctggtcaccgccgaaacctggggatccaggctcagcgatgagtccaggatcacacccaaactgcgaacctgtgtcttcagggggagtgcgaccccgtctaacacaggctgtaaccctataccctgttcggccctgtgactgaccaggagcacctctgtcttgtctggatttaatttcaatttgttcgcccccatccagaccgtcacagcggccaagcaccggttcaggacctcgacagcctccttagtagcgggtggaaaggagtgacagagctggacatcatctgcgtacagatgacaccgcaccccgaaactccggatgatctcgcccagcggcttcatgtagatgttaaacaacatgggggacaatattgaaccctgaggaaccccacaaaacaacggttgtggggtagaacaggagtcccccagtaacaccttctgagaccgaccctcgaggaatgaccggagccaccgcaaagcagtacctccgaggcccattcctgcgaggcgtcccagaagaataccatggtcgacggtatcgaaggctgctgagaggtcgagaagcaccaacagggacacactccccctgtcgagctcccgacggagatcatccactaaggcgaccaaggctgtctcggtaccatgtcccggcctaaagccagactgcgccggatctagataatccgtgtctaccaagaatgcctggagttgtgaggccaccacacgttccatgactttgcccaaaaagggaagattggaaacaggccgatagtttaccaattgagtggggtccagtgatggtttcttcaacagcggttttatcacagcttgctttaagctggctggaaaaatgccttcccgaagggaggcattaaccaccaccttaacccactcggccaatccccctctggcctcctttagaagccaggatgggcaggggtctaggatgcatgtagtagctctcattcctccaagcaccttgtccacatcctcggtttgaaccaattgaaatgaatccatcaaaatcggacaagcagatgctcgtgttacatcctcagagactgccgttaatgtggcatccagtccagagcggatcaaagcgactttgtctgtaaagaaccgagcaaaagcttcacagcgagctgccgagtcatcagggcacccatcctggatggtgggttttaaaaggcctctgacaacccggaacagttcagccggacggttctttgcagacgcaatagaggccgcgaagaaggtcttcttagcggctcttattgccgcggcatatgaccttaaaaaggacacaaaccgtgttcggtttggctcgctcggatccgaacgccacacgctctctagttccctcttctttcgcttcaacaccgccagctcctcagtaaaccaaggggctggtttagctcggctacttgagaggggacgttctggagcgatcgtgtctattgctctagtcatctccccattccagagagcgaccagggcatcaacaggatcaccaaccgaggtggcggggaattccccaagagccatcaggaatccctccggatccataagcctcctggggcggaccaatttaataggtcctccacctctgcggaggttagggggtgcagtaagtctaaagctgaccaggtggtggtcggtccatggcaacggagagatggataactcctcaacaccgccaccttcctcccatccctgacagaaaaccaagtccaatgtatgtccagcactgtgggtggggccagatacttgttgggacagacccatggtcgccatggtagacatgaagtcctgagccgctcccgttagggcagcctcggcgtggacattgaagtcccccagcacaagcagccgttgggactccaatgccaggtccgagactacccccgctagctcaggtagggagactgtagtgcagcgaggtggacggtacactaacagaatccctaaactgtcccggtcacccaccctcaggtggacgcattcaaaatttgttgactgcgggatgggggtcctggtcagagaaatggaatctctatagactactgcaaccccgcctccccgccctccggatctcggttgatgctgcacagagaacccgggtggacaaagctgggtcaagtttacacctccagcttcgtccagccaggtctctgtgatgcacgccagatctgcccgttcatccaggattaagtcctggatgaaagttgttttgccattgacagatctggcgttcaacagcaccactttcaatcccgagggaccgccatcctggttacacctacttaccgtatcaggagaccggtttggaattactaatccCAAAATGcaaaggttgattttgtcattttatataagggaaaccattttattacaccattgtatacaatgggacttgagcatctacagattttgatatccacaaggAATCCTGGAACCAAGGCTCAGCTGATGCCAAGTGACCACGCTACTCTCACCAGAGCCCAGCCATGTTTTAAAGGAACTGTTAATTGATTACACTATAACACAATCATTAATAATATTCATAGTTTTTCAGCTCCTGGAAAAAATCTTGCACAGGTTCAAGTagctagaataaataaataaataatttatatcccgccaccatttccctgaaggaactcgaggtggcttacaaagcactccaggatgcacatataacatacaacaggtaaaaacggtgcaaaagtataaaacaagtcacataaaattataaccaCAACCCTTGTCAACACATGtaaaatagaaacaaaataatacaattttaaaaacaacagtagataaaactaactgctatCAATTTACAAGATgtcaagtgtcagcttcatatgggcccattcagcctactcaaggtcaaaggcctgtctgaacatccatgaTTTCAGGTTGAAATGGAAGGATTGAGgggtgggggctaatctgatctcttttgggagggtattccaaagctgggggatgccacagagaaggccctctctctggtccccaccaaccacggttgagacagtggtgggaccgagaggagggcctcccaatCTATCTTAGAGCCCGCACTGGTTCGTGAAagagatgcagtcatgaagaAAGGTTGGACCCAAAGATTTCTTCACTATTAATAAATTGGTATCCATCTATTTTTgaaaatagttttcttaggcTGGAACTGAGTCTCCAGTTATACCCGGAATACGTCTCACCAAACACAGTGGGACTTCTTCCTGggtaagaaaaaaaacaaacaagaatgAAGTTCAGTTGCAATTGGACAGAGGCTTAAAGGCAACATTTATTGTATGTTTCCTGGTTCTTTTAAGGATTCCAGTTGGGTTTTGCATAATGTTCTGTTCCTTTGATCCACAGGTGGAATTTCACCAACTTCTTCCAACCAAAACAGGAAGATAGTAAACATTATTTGCACTCTCAGCCAATCAAAGTACTGTGGAGCAAGGACGTCATttacaggttttaaaaaaaaaaccaacaaaaacttGTATTGTGTGTTTGCATTTGAGCACAAACATGATTGTTGACatagaaagtttttaaaaatgtgagctGTATTTCCTTAGTTAATTTAAAGAAAACTGGTTTAGGCAGCACTTGCAAAATTAtgtttaaatatataataataaaataataaactttatttataccctgctaccatctcctggagggactcagagtggcctgcAAAGCACTCCAAGGTGCAAAcaggaaaaatacaaaaattgcaggaaaaaaaagaacACCAAACAATAACAGCCTACATAAATATCTCACTTCACAAAACCCCatggtaaaatcaataaaatacagcaatggCAGGTATAAACAACAGAAATCAATCTCAGTCATGTAAAGTTCTTGGTGAAATATATGGGTCTTCACATATATTCattaaagaaaattaaatatgatcaaaggcttgttgaaaaaaACATGTCTTCAGTTGTATATGGAAGACTTGGACAGTGGgggctagcctgatctccctccaccgagaaagccctctctcttgtccccaccaactgcacttgagatggaggtggtaCCAAGAGAAGCACCTTCCCAGTAGATGTCAGCgcccatgccagttcatagaaagagatgtgatCTTGAAGATAGGCTGAACCCAAAGTGTATAAGATATATATTAGCATGGATCTAGAATTCCTTGGATTAGACCCCCAATTTGGTACTAGATTCAATGCAACCTTGGTACTAGAGTCAATGCAACTAGAGTCATTGCAACCTTTGAAAATCTGGTCTGAAGGGCAATGCAGAAGGGATTCAGTtgaaagaaaggatggatgaGAAACAGAAATGTAATGGAAAGAGGGCTGCTTCTAAAGTTTCCTTTTGACTAGCATATTTTTAAGAAGTGAGTTATATATATTGTAAATTTTCTAGTTTGATGCAAGATTTGCATATGTTTGCATAGGAATAAAAGTAAAGCAGCAAGTACATTCACTATGGAAAGATCAAAGTGTAgaaatgaaatgatttttttcttatgTGTTTGGTTTATTATAATTCAATTTGCTTCTGTGCAAGAAAAGgcagaatattaataaaatattaaattaaatatgaAATTAAAACTAGAACCACAGTCTAGGCCAGTTACATATACTGATACTTAAATCCTGCTGAACTCAATGGAGTGAAAACCCAGAAAATTATATTGTAGCAAGTGTGACTTCCACCCAGTGAACATGATTATGATTGTGGTTATATTTATAGCACATCCATTATTTTCTGTGGATTGCTGGCCCCTGTTCAGTCCCTGTTCAGTCAGTTTATTTACAGTTTTCCCACATAATATCCCACAGTAATAAATGATGTAGAGAGTCTAATGAAGCATATTTTTTTCTTAGATTTTTTCTTAGAACTAAAAGCATAGAAATTTACCCAGGTGATGGATCAGTTTTCAAATCAGAAGGTACCTTCTGGGGGAAATATTTCACTCGTTATTATATCCAGGAGCAAACAAAGCAGGCAAGTGGcggagttttaaaaaaaaactatttataaAATGAATTAATAAAGTTGGATGTGGATATAAATTACAACAACGGTTTACTGGTTGGAATTACGATTATGTACCAAATATActacattttcctttttatgctttttttttttatcttgagGGATGAGATGAGACATAACATGCAGaaatttgtttgtttaatatATCCATTAGTAAATGGATATAATGGATATATTAGTATGGACTGGCTTGCTATTGAATGGACAAGTTGTTAAAACCAGCTGTTAAAATCATAAGTTAACAAATGTGttctttgtgtttgttttgcggAATTCCTGAAGCAGGCTAGAACGTATTATGATGAGGAAAACTAGGATTTAAGTACAGCACTTATAATTATTAGAATGGGACTCATGCTTAGTGTTCATCTaaatatactttgtttttttttccctcaAGAGAGAAGAAACCACATATTCTGTAAGCAGTCTGCCTCCTGATACACCTGGAAGCCTCTATTCTGTGTGGGGCATTATTACACAAGCAGTAAGGTGAAATAGTTTGGCTTTGTACTTTGAGGGGATACTTATCCATTACTGATTAATTAACGACTGGCctgtattgttgttgtcgttgtgttCCATCAAGTCTTTTCCAGCACACAGCAGCTCTaaggggctgagagtgtgtgactcatgcAAGGTCACCCTATGAGTTTCagtggctgagcagggaatcaaaccctggtatcCAAAGTCATTAAAACATTTGCAAAATTAGACATTGATGATTACATAGGAATGTATTATATACAGAGGGAAGCATTCAGCCAACAAGGTAGttgcctttttaacttgtatataGATTTGTTCGTCTTGTCTGTCTTGTTTGTCAATTTGTCTATGTTGTAAAACCTTTTCcagtaaaaataaattaaaaaaacaaacaatcactcctgacacgacaaaaaaagaaaaaaaaagaaaaaagaaactgtGCAAAAATTCATCACAGGACCAATATAAACACAACACATTCAGAATTCTTAATTCAATATAAAATGCCAAGAAATGAAAACCATAAAGCCAGGTCAActtcaaatagaaaaaaaaagagtGATAAAAATTGTGCAATACTAAAATGACAACCTGGGAACACTGAAAAAGTATTTGGTTGGGGCTGAAAAAGTATTAGAGTAGATACCAGGCAGACTTCCTTGGTGAAGCCGCTATTGAAAtggtttttcaaaattaaaacagCTTCAGATGTTGATTACAGAGAAGACATCCGTATAATTGGGAAGCATATTATGAAGGGCTTAGAATTAGGTCTAGAAAAGGCCCAGATGGAGCAGATAGAATATTAAATAAGGCGGAGTACTGGTATGATATATTATACTCCACCTTCCCATTCTTATTTCTTGCCCTGAAGAAACTACAGGTTTTTATTATTTGCCTAGGATCCTGAAGTGTGTGTGAGGGTGGAGCCAGTTTCCCGTAGTACTTCATAAGCGACTGGTATACATATGCAAGTTCAAATCTTCATCCTAAATTATTATAGTTCACAAATTGAGCCAAAGCCACAATAATTAAACAGCTGGGAGTCAGAAAATTTTGTCAATCTATTGCCAATCAgtgtgttatcgaaggctttcatggctggaatcactgggttgctatgaattttccggaccttatggccatgttccagaagcattctgtcctgatgtttcacccattctgtcctgatgtttcagaggtttgtgaggtttgttggagactaggcaaaTGGGATATATAAACACTGTACtcatgaaatattttattttatttttacctaGAGTTCTTCAACACGATCTTGAGAACATCCTGTCATTAACACATAATTTCAGTGCCTGCTGCTGGAAGATGGTAAGTAAGTGAAAAAATGGATTGCTTTGTTCAATAAGGATGGGCAGCTCTGGCCTTCTGAATGTTTTTGGGCTGCATCTTTTGGCAGCCTAGCCAGGATTCCCAATAGTCATCAGTTATTATAGTAATGGTCTGTGGCTTTTCGATATCAGGGCAGCCACGTTTCTTTGCCCATTATAAAAAAGTGCCTGAACTTTGCTTTCAGATTAAGATGCCaggctgttgggaattatgggagttgaagtccaaaacacccagggggccaaagtttgcccatgcccagttTAGATGCATATCCCTAGGAAACATGGAGATTCAGAGCAGGCGACAATATTGAAAAAaagatggaatcatagagttggaagagacctcattggccatccagtctaaccccctgccaagaagcaggaatattgcattcaaatcacccctgacagatggccatccagcctctgtttaaaagcctccaaagaaggagcctccaccacactctggggcagagagttccactgctgaatggctctcacagtcaggaagttcttcctcatgttcagatggaatctcctttcttatagtttgaagccattgttccttgtgataatctccatggaagcagaaaacaagcttgctccctcctccctgtggcttcctctcgcatatttatacatggctatcatgtctcctctcagccttctcttcttcaggctaaacatgcccagctctttaagccgctcctcatagggcttgttctccagacccttgatcattttagtcgccctcctctggacacttttcagcttgtcaatatctctcttgaattgcggtgcccagaattggacacaatattccaggtgtagtctatccag
This genomic interval from Anolis sagrei isolate rAnoSag1 chromosome 2, rAnoSag1.mat, whole genome shotgun sequence contains the following:
- the C2H5orf34 gene encoding uncharacterized protein C5orf34 homolog yields the protein MAPESLMILYEDDSVEVHYMDGSRLLLSPCGSEFLFEKAPPASAHPMQPPERVRQRTPFAISVYRVQLLRALDFRNQYADHPYLPSSIIPAERKNVIFMDISEAKWPGPDNAEGTIVVQNGNVTVTSLDGHACLFLPELQQEFTVEFLCKVSQKVLTSLPPLEKNCSKLIQDCSGRSSQNAALKLSSKQLATKGKDNIPSAENPVQQSDSGCMKPDGISGAFQNSSSEYCRVTQHMSVSSCPREWESPLSLAFMFCQSAQSEEASKEGDYSKWDTSRAITHLPSALPLSCHAPYLHRWNFTNFFQPKQEDSKHYLHSQPIKVLWSKDVIYRFFLRTKSIEIYPGDGSVFKSEGTFWGKYFTRYYIQEQTKQREETTYSVSSLPPDTPGSLYSVWGIITQAVRVLQHDLENILSLTHNFSACCWKMSPETGGEEMLPVPLASKFFANVGRLFAYSDNKVHVVFNDGMALNMMWDFHSRDGDTQRPQDANTGWCKLTSPDGAQQLIQIDQPGLYERYITTAVEWCRNLNEDRDKCTETTHLIPEENWSVAAELEKIKRFNFLVENSNIPNTISAVKRTPSVNINMQNGSEAIFLSEDIDEKSIADTLHRTSKIISDIDSLLSSSTKPSMAKSISHDTAFH